The Halichoerus grypus chromosome 9, mHalGry1.hap1.1, whole genome shotgun sequence genome has a window encoding:
- the LOC118548399 gene encoding histone H2B type 1-C/E/F/G/I yields the protein MPEPAKSAPAPKKGSKKAVTKAQKKDGKKRKRSRKESYSVYVYKVLKQVHPDTGISSKAMGIMNSFVNDIFERIAGEASRLAHYNKRSTITSREIQTAVRLLLPGELAKHAVSEGTKAVTKYTSSK from the coding sequence ATGCCCGAGCCCGCCAAGTCGGCCCCGGCCCCGAAGAAGGGCTCCAAGAAGGCGGTGACCAAGGCGCAGAAGAAGGACGGCAAGAAGCGCAAGCGCAGCCGCAAGGAGAGCTACTCGGTGTACGTGTACAAGGTGCTGAAGCAGGTGCACCCCGACACGGGCATCTCGTCCAAGGCCATGGGCATCATGAACTCGTTCGTCAAcgacatcttcgagcgcatcgcGGGCGAGGCGTCCCGCCTGGCGCATTACAACAAGCGCTCGACCATCACGTCGCGGGAGATCCAGACGgccgtgcgcctgctgctgcccggggagcTGGCCAAGCACGCCGTGTCCGAGGGCACCAAGGCCGTCACCAAGTACACCAGCTCTAAGTAA
- the LOC144379125 gene encoding histone H3.1 yields MARTKQTARKSTGGKAPRKQLATKAARKSAPATGGVKKPHRYRPGTVALREIRRYQKSTELLIRKLPFQRLVREIAQDFKTDLRFQSSAVMALQEACEAYLVGLFEDTNLCAIHAKRVTIMPKDIQLARRIRGERA; encoded by the coding sequence ATGGCCCGCACGAAGCAGACGGCCCGCAAGTCGACCGGCGGCAAGGCCCCGCGCAAGCAGCTGGCCACCAAGGCGGCCCGCAAGAGCGCGCCGGCCACCGGCGGCGTGAAGAAGCCGCACCGCTACCGGCCCGGCACGGTGGCCCTGCGCGAGATCCGGCGCTACCAGAAGTCCACCGAGCTGCTGATCCGCAAGCTGCCGTTCCAGCGGCTGGTGCGCGAGATCGCGCAGGACTTCAAGACCGACCTGCGCTTCCAGAGCTCGGCCGTCATGGCCCTGCAGGAGGCGTGCGAGGCCTACCTGGTGGGGCTCTTCGAGGACACCAACCTGTGCGCCATCCACGCCAAGCGCGTCACCATCATGCCCAAGGACATCCAGCTGGCGCGCCGCATCCGCGGGGAGAGGGCGTAG
- the LOC118548409 gene encoding histone H2A type 1-B: MSGRGKQGGKARAKAKTRSSRAGLQFPVGRVHRLLRKGNYSERVGAGAPVYLAAVLEYLTAEILELAGNAARDNKKTRIIPRHLQLAIRNDEELNKLLGRVTIAQGGVLPNIQAVLLPKKTESHHKAKGK; encoded by the coding sequence ATGTCCGGACGCGGCAAGCAAGGCGGCAAGGCCCGCGCCAAGGCCAAGACGCGCTCGTCCCGAGCCGGCCTGCAGTTCCCGGTGGGCCGCGTACACCGCCTGCTCCGCAAGGGCAACTACTCGGAGCGGGTGGGCGCCGGCGCGCCCGTGTACCTGGCGGCCGTGCTGGAGTACCTGACGGCCGAGATCCTGGAGCTGGCGGGCAACGCGGCGCGCGACAACAAGAAGACGCGCATCATCCCGCGCCACCTGCAGCTGGCCATCCGCAACGACGAGGAGCTCAACAAGCTGCTGGGCCGCGTCACCATCGCGCAGGGCGGCGTCCTGCCCAACATCCAGGCCGTGCTGCTGCCCAAGAAGACCGAGAGCCACCACAAGGCCAAGGGAAAGTGA
- the LOC118548438 gene encoding histone H4 — protein sequence MSGRGKGGKGLGKGGAKRHRKVLRDNIQGITKPAIRRLARRGGVKRISGLIYEETRGVLKVFLENVIRDAVTYTEHAKRKTVTAMDVVYALKRQGRTLYGFGG from the coding sequence ATGTCCGGCCGCGGCAAGGGCGGGAAGGGCCTGGGCAAGGGCGGCGCCAAGCGCCACCGCAAGGTGCTGCGCGACAACATCCAGGGCATCACCAAGCCCGCCATCCGGCGGCTGGCCCGGCGCGGCGGCGTCAAGCGTATCTCCGGCCTCATCTACGAGGAGACCCGCGGGGTGCTCAAGGTGTTCCTGGAGAACGTGATCCGGGACGCCGTCACCTACACGGAGCACGCCAAGCGCAAGACGGTCACGGCCATGGACGTGGTCTACGCGCTCAAGCGCCAGGGTCGCACCCTCTACGGCTTCGGGGGCTGA
- the LOC118548403 gene encoding histone H3.1, producing the protein MARTKQTARKSTGGKAPRKQLATKAARKSAPATGGVKKPHRYRPGTVALREIRRYQKSTELLIRKLPFQRLVREIAQDFKTDLRFQSSAVMALQEACEAYLVGLFEDTNLCAIHAKRVTIMPKDIQLARRIRGERA; encoded by the coding sequence ATGGCCCGCACGAAGCAGACGGCCCGCAAGTCGACCGGCGGCAAGGCCCCGCGCAAGCAGCTGGCCACCAAGGCGGCCCGCAAGAGCGCGCCGGCCACCGGCGGCGTCAAGAAGCCGCACCGCTACCGGCCCGGCACGGTGGCCCTGCGCGAGATCCGGCGCTACCAGAAGTCCACCGAGCTGCTGATCCGCAAGCTGCCGTTCCAGCGGCTGGTGCGCGAGATCGCGCAGGACTTCAAGACCGACCTGCGCTTCCAGAGCTCGGCCGTCATGGCCCTGCAGGAGGCGTGCGAGGCCTACCTGGTGGGGCTCTTCGAGGACACCAACCTGTGCGCCATCCACGCCAAGCGCGTCACCATCATGCCCAAGGACATCCAGCTGGCGCGCCGCATCCGCGGGGAGAGGGCGTGA
- the LOC118548421 gene encoding histone H2B type 1-C/E/F/G/I, which yields MPEPAKSAPAPKKGSKKAVTKAQKKDGKKRKRSRKESYSVYVYKVLKQVHPDTGISSKAMGIMNSFVNDIFERIAGEASRLAHYNKRSTITSREIQTAVRLLLPGELAKHAVSEGTKAVTKYTSSK from the coding sequence ATGCCCGAGCCCGCCAAGTCGGCCCCGGCCCCGAAGAAGGGCTCCAAGAAGGCGGTGACCAAGGCGCAGAAGAAGGACGGCAAGAAGCGCAAGCGCAGCCGCAAGGAGAGCTACTCGGTGTACGTGTACAAGGTGCTGAAGCAGGTGCACCCCGACACGGGCATCTCGTCCAAGGCCATGGGCATCATGAACTCGTTCGTCAAcgacatcttcgagcgcatcgcGGGCGAGGCGTCCCGCCTGGCGCATTACAACAAGCGCTCGACCATCACGTCGCGGGAGATCCAGACGgccgtgcgcctgctgctgcccggggagcTGGCCAAGCACGCCGTGTCCGAGGGCACCAAGGCCGTCACCAAGTACACCAGCTCCAAGTGA